From a region of the Tenggerimyces flavus genome:
- a CDS encoding ATP-binding protein codes for MTTRWRDAMGGTEQLSDHDFDTVTAEFEIPAEVEYVSVLRTTAVSFAARLGCTIDEVEDLRIAVHEAAAMLIELADPKSRLSCRFQLDNQLLVALSVPAGARPMPADTSFAWQILRSLTKAVEVDHSEPRRLGLRLLTGRDS; via the coding sequence ATGACGACGAGGTGGCGAGACGCGATGGGAGGTACGGAACAGCTGTCCGATCACGACTTCGACACCGTCACTGCCGAGTTCGAGATACCGGCAGAGGTCGAGTACGTATCGGTGCTCCGTACGACCGCCGTCTCGTTCGCCGCTCGTCTCGGCTGCACCATCGACGAGGTCGAGGACCTGCGCATCGCCGTGCACGAGGCTGCCGCGATGTTGATCGAGCTCGCCGACCCGAAGTCCAGGCTGAGTTGCCGATTCCAGCTCGACAACCAGCTGCTGGTCGCGCTGTCCGTTCCCGCCGGCGCCCGACCGATGCCAGCCGACACCTCGTTCGCATGGCAGATCCTGCGAAGTCTGACTAAGGCGGTGGAAGTGGACCACAGCGAGCCGAGACGCCTTGGGTTGCGACTTCTCACGGGACGTGACTCATGA
- a CDS encoding RNA polymerase sigma factor SigF — translation MTATIVARPTRDAHGQRTETKRLFRELSQPQTDEWERQSIRDELILLHLPLVEHIARRYRNRNEPLEDLIQVGTIGLIKATDRFDPTRGVEFSTYATPTILGEIKRHFRDKGWSVRVPRRLQELRMSLSAATTTLTQQLGRSPTIAELAERIGVSEENVLEGLESANAYATVPLDTPDNSDDSLQLSARLGTIDPGLECVDNRQSLRPLLEQLPERDRKILLMRFFKGMTQSQIGTELGISQMHVSRLLARTLGQLREQLLTED, via the coding sequence ATGACGGCCACCATCGTCGCGCGCCCGACACGCGATGCTCACGGCCAACGCACCGAGACGAAGAGACTGTTCAGGGAACTGTCTCAGCCCCAGACCGACGAATGGGAACGGCAGTCGATCCGCGACGAGCTGATCCTGCTGCACCTACCGCTGGTCGAGCACATCGCGCGTCGCTACCGGAACCGCAACGAGCCGCTGGAAGACCTTATTCAGGTGGGAACGATCGGCCTGATCAAGGCCACGGACCGGTTCGACCCGACGCGCGGCGTCGAGTTCTCCACCTACGCGACGCCGACGATCCTCGGCGAGATCAAGCGCCACTTCCGGGACAAGGGCTGGTCGGTACGCGTACCGCGGCGGCTTCAGGAGCTTCGCATGTCACTCTCGGCGGCCACCACGACGCTGACCCAGCAGCTCGGTCGATCTCCGACGATCGCCGAGCTCGCCGAGCGGATCGGGGTCTCGGAGGAGAACGTGCTCGAGGGCCTCGAGTCCGCGAACGCGTACGCCACCGTGCCGTTGGACACTCCCGACAACTCCGACGACTCGTTGCAGCTGTCCGCGCGACTCGGGACGATCGACCCTGGGCTCGAGTGCGTCGACAACCGCCAGTCGTTGAGGCCGTTGCTGGAGCAGCTGCCCGAGCGCGACCGGAAGATCCTGTTGATGCGGTTCTTCAAGGGCATGACGCAGTCGCAGATCGGGACCGAGCTCGGCATCTCGCAGATGCACGTGTCCCGGCTGCTCGCTCGGACGTTGGGACAGCTGCGCGAGCAGCTCCTCACCGAAGACTGA
- the selA gene encoding L-seryl-tRNA(Sec) selenium transferase: MVDPRRLVPRTDTVLGAPELADALAAYGREAVKAAVGVAQERVRAGSIAPNEVVNATLTALSPAATLRPVINATGVLVHTNLGRAALSEAARVAVVEAAGSTDVEFDLATGARARRGRGALAALAAAVPDAEAVHVVNNNAAALLLCALVLAPGREIVLSRGELVEIGDGFRIPELLASTGARLREVGTTNRTSLADYRGALGPDTGFVLKVHPSNFQVTGFTATVPVPELAGLGVPVVVDIGSGLLRPHPLLPDEPDASTMLRDGAALVTASGDKLLGGPQAGLIVGQKDLVEKLRRQPSARALRVDKLTLAALEATLTGPTVPVVRALELTADELRPRAERLAKALADKGIDASVVACASAVGGGGAPGVELPSWAVSLPEPYAAALRQATTPVVGYVRHGRCLLDLRTVEPAEDAAVEQAVLSLR; this comes from the coding sequence ATGGTCGATCCGCGCCGGTTGGTGCCGAGGACGGACACCGTGCTCGGTGCGCCGGAGCTCGCCGATGCCCTGGCCGCGTACGGACGCGAAGCGGTGAAGGCCGCTGTCGGGGTGGCGCAGGAACGGGTACGCGCCGGCTCGATCGCTCCGAACGAGGTCGTCAACGCGACCTTGACGGCGCTCTCACCTGCGGCGACTCTGCGGCCGGTGATCAACGCGACCGGCGTGCTCGTCCACACCAATCTCGGCCGCGCAGCGCTGTCGGAGGCCGCTCGGGTTGCTGTCGTCGAGGCGGCGGGGAGTACGGACGTCGAGTTCGACCTCGCCACCGGAGCTCGCGCGCGGCGCGGTCGGGGTGCGCTCGCGGCCCTCGCGGCCGCCGTTCCGGACGCCGAGGCCGTGCACGTCGTCAACAACAACGCGGCGGCGCTGCTGCTCTGCGCGCTCGTCCTCGCGCCCGGTCGCGAGATCGTGCTGAGCCGCGGCGAGCTGGTCGAGATCGGAGACGGGTTCCGCATCCCGGAGTTGCTGGCGTCCACAGGTGCGCGGCTGCGCGAGGTGGGGACGACGAACCGTACGTCGCTCGCCGACTATCGCGGGGCGCTCGGGCCGGACACTGGCTTCGTGCTGAAGGTGCACCCGTCGAACTTCCAGGTGACCGGCTTCACCGCCACGGTGCCCGTACCGGAGTTGGCTGGACTCGGCGTTCCGGTGGTCGTCGACATCGGGTCGGGGCTGCTGCGCCCACATCCGTTGCTGCCCGACGAACCGGACGCTTCGACGATGCTCCGCGACGGCGCCGCGCTGGTCACGGCGAGCGGGGACAAGCTGCTCGGCGGCCCGCAGGCGGGCCTGATCGTCGGACAGAAGGACCTCGTGGAGAAGCTGCGACGGCAACCTTCGGCGCGGGCGCTGCGCGTGGACAAGCTGACTCTCGCCGCGCTGGAGGCGACGCTGACCGGGCCGACGGTGCCGGTCGTACGGGCACTCGAGCTCACCGCCGACGAGCTGCGCCCGCGCGCCGAACGGTTGGCGAAAGCCCTTGCAGACAAGGGAATCGACGCCTCCGTCGTGGCCTGCGCGTCAGCCGTCGGCGGTGGTGGCGCGCCCGGCGTCGAGCTGCCCAGCTGGGCCGTGAGCCTCCCGGAGCCGTACGCAGCCGCGCTTCGGCAGGCGACGACGCCGGTGGTGGGCTACGTACGCCACGGACGCTGCCTCCTCGACCTGCGCACCGTGGAGCCGGCAGAGGACGCGGCGGTCGAGCAAGCTGTGCTCAGTCTTCGGTGA